AGCGAAAAAAAATACATTTTATCAAAAGAGATAGCAGAGAAAAAAATTCGACGCATTGCGTTGGAAGTAACAGAGCGTAATTATACAGAGCAAGAGTTGATATTGATCGGTATAAAAGAAAATGGAATCGTTATTGCAAACAAGATAGCCTCTTATTTAAAAGAAACTTTTAAAGGAAAAATTGAAGTGCTTGATCTGTCGCTTGATAAAAAAAATCCCACAAAGATCACATTAAGCAAACCAATTGATTTTAATAATAAAGCTGTTTTATTGGTAGATGATGTTGTGAATGGGGGGAAAACATTGTTGTATGCCTTAAAGCCTTTATTGGAATATCATCCTGAAAAAATTCAAACGATTGTGTTGGTAGCCCGTACACACAAGGCATTTCCTGTGGCGGTTGATTATGTAGGGCTTTCTTTTTCAACTACGTTGGATGAACATATTTTTGTTGAAGTAGAGAAAGGAGAGATTACCGGAGCTTATATTCAATAAAAAAGCCCGGTTAATCAATCCGGACCTTTTTAAAC
The Ferruginibacter albus DNA segment above includes these coding regions:
- a CDS encoding phosphoribosyltransferase family protein encodes the protein MSEKKYILSKEIAEKKIRRIALEVTERNYTEQELILIGIKENGIVIANKIASYLKETFKGKIEVLDLSLDKKNPTKITLSKPIDFNNKAVLLVDDVVNGGKTLLYALKPLLEYHPEKIQTIVLVARTHKAFPVAVDYVGLSFSTTLDEHIFVEVEKGEITGAYIQ